In the Colletotrichum lupini chromosome 4, complete sequence genome, ACATTTCAATCGGGTGCGCGGGTCGACGCCAATATCTCGACGCAGCCTCGACCGTCAAAACCGAGTCGAGCAGCGGACCCTTATGATGCCAGCCCACCCAGGAAGAAGGGAAGGAAAGGCAAAGCTCCGGAGCAGAACGACCAAGACCCGAAAAGAGACAAGTTCCTCGAACGGAACCGCGTCGCTGCGAGCAAATGTCGCCAAAAGAAGAAGGAGTGGGTCTCAGACCTTCAGGAAACCAAACAGGGACTGGAGAACCAGCATGCACAGCTGCAGATGGAATACAATGGACTGGTTGATGAAGTTACGAGAATGAAGAACGAGCTCATGTCGCACGCAAATTGCAATGATCCGAACATCAACCTATGGCTCGACAACGAAGCCCGGCGATTCGTTCAGGTGAGCGCAGAGCGTGTAAAAAAGCAAAGTCTTGATGCCAGCCGCATGGCTGGCAACAGGCCACTCGGCACTGGGGGAGGTTATAGACCGTCAATTGACAGTAAGAAAAACCCCTTGTCCCACCACACAGCATTGGAGGTATTGATTGATGCCAGGTCAAATGTCTCTGATATCGCCTGCCCGCTCAGAGCGTGCTATGACGAGCCTGTCATCGAGATCTGGAAGTGATGCCGATATCAACTACGACCATATGCCCGACAGTGCTTTCGACCACGCATAGAGCGCTGTGGCTGGCGACGATGTGGAATGGATAGCAAGGCGCTAAAACTTGAGAAGCTGAGCTTTTCTGGGCACAGCATGATTAAGAAGCTCTCACTATCTTGAGTGGGGCTTCCAGAATAGGAGTTCGGATGGATTCGAGGACATAGCAATGCTATGATCAATGACTTGGGAGGATAATTACAACAAGGGACCAGACGGAGGAGTTGAGCCGCCAGCTACCGGACCAAAGCTGGGGAAACGACCTGATACCCGGGGGGAAAGTTGGGCTGTACATCTTTTGAGGTGGAGAATCCCACAAACCAAACTAGCAATAGGGGATTCGGATAGACACAAGATAACGATATGAACAAAGAAAATTCGGCGCAAAGCCACTGGGCAAATGCTATGATCTTACGCGAGAGGTGTAAGGCCCTGTTCAGACAGGATGTTTGATGGGGCAAGATGCTGACCCCTGGAGCCCCTTGGGACACCGTTCTCCCAAGTGGTAGTACGACGTGGATAGGTACATGGAGACGATATCCAAACGGCCGGAACATTGGTTCGAGCCCTACGGCAGAGCCAGCCGACCATCTGTAGCTTACCCGTGAGAAGCTTGCTCGCAGAGTGTTGTTATGGCGGGTCCAAACAAGCGAGCTAGAACGCTGTCATCGGCGGTGACGAGTTTGTCGTTTGCCGTATCTTGGACGGTCGAGACGTTGAGTATGTGGCCGTTCCTTCATGTTTTTTCTCGATATCTTTTCTCTCTCCAATACACTTCATCGAATCGTCTGCGTGGGTGTCGATGAAAGGCAAGTTTGGCGATGGAGTCGATCTCCTCTAAACACTTCAACACTTTCATCCTCCCCAGGTCGAGCAAAATATGAGGGGTGTTCAACGATCGTTGGCAGCAGGGAACGTCGGGTTTCGTATTCTCGTATTCGATGAGTTCTCGACGTCGGTCGTAGTGGTGCTGGGGTGGGATGAGTTGAGCTTTCGACTTCGCTTCCGGGGAGGGGGGTAATCGGTGTCAGGGGTCGTCGGCTCTAATGCGCTTGAGCAAGTTCTTGCCAAGAGCATGATGTGATATCCTTGTTGGTGGAATATGGGTCACTATGAATGTCCTTATCGGCTGTTGGCGCGTGTGGTGTTAAGAGAGTCGAGTTGAAGGTTGAGGAAGAGGCGAAGCCTTGGGGAGCCGGTCGGTTTCACGAGGGATTGGATGGAGGCAAAAGGTTCGAGGGTAGAGGGGGATAGGTAACAGACGGACTGAAGATCGGGTTTGAAGCCACTGGCGCATACGCGAAGTCGAGGGCAGTCGATGTATCGAAGGAGCGGGGTGTGAGACGGGAACAATAGCGTGAGTAGGCGGTTGAACAAGATCGAGGCTCCCAAAGACCTTGCCATGGAGACTGACGCGCTGGTACCAAGTGGTAGTATGTATCAAAGCCCTTCTCCCGTAGATCTTGGCGCCGTCGGAGGAGAATTGGGAAGCTTGCCTGAGAAGCTTGGGGGTGTACCTGGTGTTACTTGGAAGTGTGTTCAGGCTGGCAGGCAGCTTCAGCGACAGTACCAAAGTACGGGCACATCGCCATGCAAAGAGAGAAGCGGAAAGGGGAGGAAAGAGGAGCAGGAAAAGATCAGGTCGATATGCTGTGAGGGCAAGTCGGTTATCAACTAGAAGAAATTGGcatggaggagaaggaggaggaggaggagcttgCTCCGGGATCCTACGTCAGGTTTAGGTAGCTACAGGATGTACCTTAGCTTGACCTGCACTACGTCAGTACGGGCCCCCTTGGAGTCGATTCCCTGGGTTCCCCATTCGCAACGACAACTATACAACACCACAGCAGTGGCCTCGAGAAGCGAAGTGGGGGAGGTCGAAGGGGGACCTTGTCTAGTCGTCTTCCGGGGGGGTTTCACTTGCTTCCAGGAGGGAGGGGATGTCGCTCATGGCATCGCATGAGAGGTGAGTAGACGTTGATGAAGAGAGGGAATAAGAGTGACGATTAAGTCAAGTAGGATAGCATTCTTTAGTCTAAGGTACCTATGCAATGGTCATACAAGGACCTCTCTCCTTCTCGTTGGGCTGAAGTCTGAACTACCACATATCTACGGAGTACGTCACTGGTAGCCCCCAAATGTCCAAATACGGGATGATGGGTACGGGGAGCTAGGACGACGGGCAGGTGTACCCGGCAGCGGCCCCAAAATCCAGCCCAACCATCCCTTGGACGGCCCGCCACGCCGAATAGGTACTACACTAATTAGCATTACACAGGAGACAACGTTCAAAACGCTTCTTTCAACGACCCGCTGTTTTCTCGCTATAATTCATGTATATAGAGGAACCTGAGTCCTGTCAGGTCGCTCGCGGCGAGTTTCGGCGACCGTCGCCGAGTACGGGTAGACAAGAGGGAGTATCCATGGGTGTTTTAACCCAGCAAACACAGGTTAGAATACTCTATCGTATTGTACGGCGGTGCTTCAGTTGTTGCTTCCACTCCCTCCTGCAGGCATCAAGGCGGGAAAGCAGGGATCTGGTCTAGCCTTGCAGGGCTCCATTCTTCGGGGaggaaggaggagaaggaggatgaCATTTTTGCATGTTGTTCTCTCGAGACTTACCCAACTTGAAGGTGCTACATATTGACGCAGTTTGTTCTTACTCCAATCTCGAAGGCCGTGCCTTACATCTGACTACATCCAGACTTACTCTACACCCCTCAAATTTGGCATCTAAAAGACGGATACAATACCGAAGGTCGTCAAAACATGAGGCAAAATAGTTATCCGTACCTTAATCCACCGTATGATGTATAACACGACGCAGAGCAGGGGTGGTGCCCGCGGGCTTCTGGCAAGGTAGTTTGCCTTGGACAGCGGAAACTCTAAATTGAGGTAAGGCGggtgggtggtggtggatgTTCGCCGACGACTGACTGACGGGGCGGGAGAGTGGGTGAGGCCAAGGACGAAAATGCCCCTGCTTGTGATGACGTAGGGCTGGGGCGCATGGACCCCGATAGGTACGTCTCGCTCCGCCGCGGTGCagcgcggcggcggcgcgggaAACCTGCAAACGCCCTCTTTGTTTTCGATTTTTTTCGGGCCGGGTTGGTTGCAGCTCGCTCCACTTTACCCGATGGGAGATATATGGGGCTGGGAAATACCCGGAGCGTTCCCCGGTGGCCTAACTCACTGACCCTACTACTTTTGCTCTTCAAAAGTACCTTGCTTTGAAGTAGGTCCTTTGAGATGCGGACTGGACTGCGATACTAGACGGAGTACTGGAATCACAAGGTTTGATTTCATGTCGTTTTTTTCCACCCGTGTTGAGTATCTCTGTTCAGTCTCGTCTTTTCTTCGGCTGACTGGGCGTGCACATGCGCGTGTGGGTTTCCGTTCGACTCAAGTCGGGGGCGACACAGTAAGACCCCGGGTTCTTGCCAGGTTCTTACGACGCAGTATGGCGTGTCAGGTTTCCGAATAGAGGCAAGTCGGACGTCAACAGCCCCATAGTCGccagagagaaaaaaaagccATATTCAGCAATTGCCATTTTTGGTTTCAGCATACGCAAACACACACGAATTGTTGAATTTATGCATTCTACAGACCACCTTAGTCCATATCGCCTTTTCTGGAAGGGGAAAAGGGTAACATACAAGTCGCAACTTTGGTGTTGATACTTTTATGCAACTTAGCCAAGTATGTGACAGCGTAAGGTGCTCAGGTAGCCCCTCGTTGAGGTAGCATCAATTCGATTCATTGCAACTGAGCATATGCGCAAGTTCCTATCAACTTCCAAAGTCTAGACATCTGGCCCCTTTTTGGATCAACAGATCAGAGTCTTTTTCTGTCGCAAGCATTTATTCGCTATTGGAAATCATAGTTGATATCTGGAATAACACACTCGTGTTCATTCGATGACTCGATTTTACCACACAGATCCGCAAATACATCTTTCCCTTAGAATAGGTTACAGAGTGAACGGCAATTTGTGCCTTCTATTGCTACAAGCCGGAGAGGCGCCTTCTAACCTGAAGATCTCCTCGTTGATTGGTGTTACATATATCGACAgatttctcttcttctttttcttcccctttcccccttttcgaAGCACATTCGATACTTTATGAAATGATCGAACCACCGATGGCCGGGCCGCGCTTCAAAGCACCACCAATGAAGATCTTGCTGATCAAGTCACTCTGGTGCGACTCAATCATCTCGTTGAGCGCCGCGCGCTCAACAACCACGCGTCCCTCCTCCAACAGATCCTTGACATCCACATCGTGAACACCGAGGCACCTGCCCTGGTCTCCCACGGTCTCCATTGTCTCCTCCAGCCTCGGCCTGTCCCCGTTGGTGATGAACAGCGTCCGGCCGTGAGCCTTGCCCCACTGGTTGGCCTCGAGAACCTGCATCATCCACTTGCGGCGGTACTCCTCCGCAATCTTGGGTCCCACGAAGCCTCCGTCGGTCAGGGCGAGGAAGTCTTGGGGTAGGGGCAGCTCCATGCCGTCCTCGCAGACGATGAGCTGGCCGCGGCGGTAGCGGTAGCTGAGGGCGGTGCGCCAGGCGACGTCGTAGACCTTACGGTTGAGTGAGGTGCTGAAGTCGCGCGGCTTGGGGCCGTGGGAGACACCTCCGCCGCGGCGGATGGGCGACTGCTTCGTGCCGGCGCGGGCGCGGCCGGTTCCCTTTTGCGGGTGTAGCTTTCTGTGCGAGCCGCGAACCTCCCATCTGGTCTTGGTGCTGGCCGTACCCTGGCGGGTGGAATCGCCCTCGTAGACGACAGCGAGATGGAGGAGGTCGCGGCGGAGGGGGAGGTAGAGGTGCTTCGTCGAGTAGGACTCGAGGGATTGGGGTTCGAGCGTCGGGAAGGCGTGAACTGTGACGGGGACGGATGTGGCTAAGAAGGGGTGTTAGGGCTTGCATCTTTTGAAGAATGGAGTATGTTTCCGTAGAACGTACTTGGTGTCCACTCCGCCTGCTTAGATGTGCTGTAGACGGAGGTTGTGATGCCGGGGAATGGCGCCTCGGTGGCCATTGATCTCGTAAAGCCGGATGAGCCGATGAAGGAGGTAGCAGGGCTCGCGTTCCTGCACGTCGATGAGAGGGAAAGCCCCCTCATGGCCTCTCCGAGGCTCCTGACTCCTTTGCCGGCCATTGTGTATACGGTCGTCGCAAGGGGAGTTCGCGATGTTCGATGGGCTGCTCCTTCGATGCGTTAGAATATCGGGAGCTGCAACCCTTTGCGCAGGAAACACGAAAATTTGGCCCGTCCTGTCGAAGGAAGCTACCAATCAGACAGCGTCAATTGCCGGTACGTACCTGCAGCGTGCACGCTGTGTGGCTTGTCAATGGGAGCTCCAGTCCCCTGTCCGGGGCGGGATATTCCGCCGTTCAATTGGAAAAATAATTATGGGGACCCGCAGAGCAGACTCGTGAAGCTCTGTTGAAAAACCTCCTTCAGAAGCTCTGGTCGGGAATCAGACGACCACCTACCGAACCCACCACGCCCCCCTCTCTTTTCACAGCCCAAAATGTCATCGTCGTGTAGGCAGGCCATCCGGCCGCTTCACCGATGCCTGAACAGAGTCGCCACGCCCCTGCCGATACGGAGAAGTCTTTCAACGACGCCCGCCCCTGCCGCCGAAGTGTACAAGGTGTCGCGCGAGCGCCCCGAGACTGTCGACCCCGTCGAGCTGGACCCCAACACGGCCGTCGCGCCGTGGGCCGAGAAGGATCTGTGGAAGGCAGGCACACCGCCCGTTGGTTCGAGACGTCGCCGTTATGCCATCCGCACGAGTTCAAACATCCCCTTTGAGCAGCTGCCCTACCAGGCATTCCAGGAGGCGCGCAAGATCCTCGCCGCCGATCGCGAGGAGAAGCTCCGTGCTATTGTGAAGGAGACGGAGGCGATCAAGCTGTTGGAGGGCTTGAGTGGTGATCAGGTTAGGGGAGGAGAGAGGATGCGTCAGATGAGGCTGTCCAGTCTGCGAAAGCAGGTCGAGAGATTGAAGATTCTGGCGGATATCAACGATCCCGCTGTCAAGAGGCGGTTCGAGGATGGGCTCGGTAAGGATACATGACGTCCATTTCTATGCTTGAGACGCGCATTGAGTGCTAATGTGCCTTCTGGAATAGGTGACATGAGCAAACCCATTTACCGCTTCCTTGCCGAGCGCAAGTGGCAATcctacgaggctaagatgATTGAGCAGCGTATCCAACAGCTCAACATCATCCCCGATATTCTCCCCAAGATCAAGCCGACCTACGACGTTCAGCTCTTCTTCCGCCGCTCCAAGGTCCCCCCTGGCAAGATCCTCCCCAGCAACATCTCCGAGGTGCCCCCGCGTCTGCGCATCACCCCCTTCACGGCAGGCGAGCGTCTCGTCTCCATCGTCATCATGGACTCGGACATACCCTCCGTCGAGACCGACGGCTTCACCAAGCGCTGCCACTACCTCGCCGCCAACATCCCCGTCTCGCCGACAGCAACGTCCATTCCGCTCTCCAAGATCCGCGACGAGGCCCAGCTCGCCGTTCCCTACCTGCCCGCTTTCGCGCAAAAGGGCTCCCCCTACCACCGCCTCTCCATCTTTATCCTCGAGCAGGGTGACCAGAAGCTCGACACCGCCCAGCTCAAGAAGCTCTACCAGGCCCGCGACGGCTTCTCCCTCAAGTCGTACCGCGACAAGTTCAACCTCAAGCCCGTCGGCTTCAACATCTTCCGCACCATCTGGGACGAGAACACGGCTGGCGTGATGGAGCGCGCCGGTGTGCCGGGCGCCGACATTGAGTTCCGCCCGAAGCGTGTCTTCTCGCTCAAGGAGCCCAAGAAGGCCCGCGGTTGGGAAGCCAAGCGCCAGACCGCCAAGTACAAGCATCTGTGGAAGTACACCAAGCGCATCAAGGGGTACTCCAACGCCAAGGGCTTGGTCAGGAGGAAGTAGAGGAGTCAGCGTCGTGCGTGTTTATAAGAGCAGAGAGGGCGGAGACAGTTACTCGGGCGGCCGAACCACCACTGAGCCGGGATGTAACGCAGCGGAAGAAGCTGGAAGCGAAAATCGGGGAAGCAAGTGCGGTGTTGTTAAA is a window encoding:
- a CDS encoding bZIP transcription factor; translated protein: MAHHPSVYMAVPGAWDPLVTGMPSFYGHHGQAQYNTKQEDVEDRPTILNIPPASTFQSGARVDANISTQPRPSKPSRAADPYDASPPRKKGRKGKAPEQNDQDPKRDKFLERNRVAASKCRQKKKEWVSDLQETKQGLENQHAQLQMEYNGLVDEVTRMKNELMSHANCNDPNINLWLDNEARRFVQVSAERVKKQSLDASRMAGNRPLGTGGGYRPSIDKRAMTSLSSRSGSDADINYDHMPDSAFDHA
- a CDS encoding ribosomal protein L4/L1 family protein, which encodes MAGKGVRSLGEAMRGLSLSSTCRNASPATSFIGSSGFTRSMATEAPFPGITTSVYSTSKQAEWTPTTSVPVTVHAFPTLEPQSLESYSTKHLYLPLRRDLLHLAVVYEGDSTRQGTASTKTRWEVRGSHRKLHPQKGTGRARAGTKQSPIRRGGGVSHGPKPRDFSTSLNRKVYDVAWRTALSYRYRRGQLIVCEDGMELPLPQDFLALTDGGFVGPKIAEEYRRKWMMQVLEANQWGKAHGRTLFITNGDRPRLEETMETVGDQGRCLGVHDVDVKDLLEEGRVVVERAALNEMIESHQSDLISKIFIGGALKRGPAIGGGKGKKKKKRNLSIYVTPINEEIFRLEGASPACSNRRHKLPFTLVLFQISTMISNSE
- a CDS encoding phosphatidylethanolamine-binding protein, translating into MSSSCRQAIRPLHRCLNRVATPLPIRRSLSTTPAPAAEVYKVSRERPETVDPVELDPNTAVAPWAEKDLWKAGTPPVGSRRRRYAIRTSSNIPFEQLPYQAFQEARKILAADREEKLRAIVKETEAIKLLEGLSGDQVRGGERMRQMRLSSLRKQVERLKILADINDPAVKRRFEDGLGDMSKPIYRFLAERKWQSYEAKMIEQRIQQLNIIPDILPKIKPTYDVQLFFRRSKVPPGKILPSNISEVPPRLRITPFTAGERLVSIVIMDSDIPSVETDGFTKRCHYLAANIPVSPTATSIPLSKIRDEAQLAVPYLPAFAQKGSPYHRLSIFILEQGDQKLDTAQLKKLYQARDGFSLKSYRDKFNLKPVGFNIFRTIWDENTAGVMERAGVPGADIEFRPKRVFSLKEPKKARGWEAKRQTAKYKHLWKYTKRIKGYSNAKGLVRRK